The Streptococcus parasanguinis genomic sequence TCTTGTACAAGCTGTCCCAGAAGCATTTCAATCAAAAAACGGCTGATCTGGTCTATCTCTTCTATGTGAGCTTGATCTGTTACTCGCCTTATTTCTACTCCATGTACACGGACATTCCGCCGCTTCCATTGATTGCCCTTCAATTATGGTGGGCCTTGGATCTCTTAAAGGAAGATCAAGCAGTCTCCTGGAAGAAGATTGTTGGTTTGGGAATCTTATCTGGCGTGACCATGTTGATCCGTCCAACGACGATTATTGTCATGATTGCCTTTTGGACTGTGCTCTTCTTCAGAGGAAATTGGAAGGCCTTTGGCAAGATTGCTACGGTGACGGTCTTGACGACGGGCTTTGTCTTTGCAGGATTGAATACAGCGGTCAATCATCAAAGAGTTGTACCGATCTTGAAACAAGAAGGGCTGGCTAAAGGACCACTCTTGTTTATCAATCTGGGCTTGACAGATATGGGGCACAACCAAGAAGATATGAAAGAAGGCTTGCTGGCCTATATCGATGAGGATAAGCGATCGGATTACAACAATGGCCTCTTTAAAAAAGAAAATGTGATCAAAGAAATCAAGCGCCGTCTCAAGGAGTACGGACCGTTCGGTTTGATCGGGCATATCTACTACAAGCAATCCTTGACGGTAGCAGAAGGAACCCTGGGCTGGCTCTACCGAGATGTAGAGTATGAGAAGACGCCTTTTATCAATCCTCTCTATGCACCCCTGACTAAAAATAATGGTTTGGCAAAATGGGTGCGGACCTATTTCCTTAGCATTGATCGCCCGCAGTACAAGTATTATGAATTTGTCAAGCAGCTGATCTGGATCGTCCTATCGGCTGGTTTGGTTGGAGCTTATCTCAAACGTCGAGATACAGATGATTTTAACTTCCTTTCCTTAGCGGTCTTTGGTGGTTTGCTTTTCTTAACCATCTTTGAAGGAGGGAAGACCCGCTACCTCATCCAATTCTTACCGCAAATTTTACTAGTCGCTTCGATCGGTCTAGCAGGATTTACCAAGAAAGAAAATACCTAAAAGCTCTGGCTTGTTTGACAGGCAGAAATTGAGGTTGGACAAAAATGTCCAGCCTCTTTTTTATCCAGTGGATCTGCGCCAAATGTGGTATAATGGAAGGTAAGAATTTATTGGATAGCGGAGAGTTTCCATGCAGCATTCACCCTGGCATGAAGCCATCAAATCCCATCTTCCAGAAGGGTATTTTCACCAGATCAATCACTTTATGAATGAAGTCTATAGCAAAGGAGTGGTTTATCCACCGCGTGACAAGGTCTTTAAGGCCTTGCAGACGACAGAGATGGATCAGGTCAAGGTCTTGATCTTAGGCCAAGATCCCTACCATGGACCAGATCAAGCGCAGGGCTTAAGTTTTTCTGTTCCGGATCATGTACCAGCGCCACCTTCTTTGCAAAATATTCTCAAAGAATTGCGCTCAGATATTGGAGAGAAGCGTTCCCATGATCTGACCTCTTGGGCAGAGCAAGGAGTGCTCTTGCTCAATGCCTGTTTGACGGTGCCTGCTGGTCAGGCCAATGGTCATGCAGGACAAATTTGGGAGCCTTTCACAGATGCTGTGATCAAGGTGGTCAATGAGTTGGAGGAGCCTGTTGTCTTTATCCTCTGGGGATCTTATGCCCGTAAGAAAAGGCCTCTGATTACCCACGATCGACATTTGGTCCTTGAATCAGCTCACCCAAGTCCTTTATCGGCCTACCGAGGATTCTTTGGTTCCCAACCCTTTTCAAAAACCAATCAATTTTTGAAAGAGGCGGGACGCGAGCCGATTGATTGGTTAAGATAGGAGAAAGAAATGCCACAATTAGCAACGATTTGTTACATTGACAATGGGAAAGAATTTCTCATGCTGCATCGCAATAAAAAGCCCAATGATGTCCATGAAGGTAAATGGATCGGAGTTGGTGGAAAATTAGAACGCGGGGAAACCCCTCAGGAGTGTGCTGCGCGTGAGATTTTTGAGGAGACGGGCCTTAGAGCCAAGCCAGTTTTGAAAGGGATTATTACCTTTCCGGAGTTCACTCCAGATTTAGACTGGTACACCTATGTCTTCAAGGTAACAGATTTTGAAGGAGAACTGATCGAGTGTAACGAAGGGACCTTGGAGTGGGTACCTTATGATCAAGTCCTCTCAAAACCGACCTGGGAAGGGGACCACACCTTTGTCGAGTGGTTGTTGGAGGATAAACCCTTCTTTTCAGCAATGTTTCGCTATGACGGCGACCGCTTGTTAGAGTCGCATGTTGATTTTTATGAATAAAGGAGAATGCAATGGTTGTCATTAAAAATGGTCGCGTAATGGATCCCAAAACTGGCTTGGATCAAGTCTGTGATCTTCGCATTGAAGGAAAGAAAATTGTAGAGATCGCTAAAAACCTCCCAACGGATGGACAAGAAGTCCTTGATGCTACTGGTCTGGTGGTTGCTCCTGGTTTGATCGATGTACACGTGCATTTCCGTGAACCCGGTCAAACTCATAAAGAAGACATCCATACGGGTGCCTTAGCCGCAGCTGCTGGTGGTTTTACTCGAGTGGTTATGATGGCCAATACCAATCCGACCATTTCAGATATTGCTACCTTAGAAGAAGTCTTAGCTTCTGCAGCCAAGGAAAATCTCCACATTCATACGGTAGCGACGGTGACTAAGAACTTTGACGGTCAACACCTAACAGATTTTGAAGGCCTGCTTAAGGCTGGTGCAGTAGGATTTTCAGATGATGGGATTCCCCTTCAAAGTACTAAGGTTGTCCGCCAAGCCTTGGAAGAAGCTAAGCGTCTAGGGACCTTTATTAGTCTGCATGAAGAAGACCCTGAGTTGAATGGCATTCTAGGTTTGAATGAAAACATTGCTAAGGAACACTTCCATGTCTGTGGGGCGACGGGTGTAGCCGAATATTCAATGGCTGCGCGTGATGCCATGATTGCCCATGCGACAGGTGCTCACCTCCATATCCAACACCTTTCCAAGGAAGAAAGTGTCAAGGTGGTGGAATTTGCCCAAGGATTAGGAGCTCATGTGACGGCAGAAGTGGCACCTCAACACTTTTCGAAAACAGAAAGTCTGCTCTTGACTAAGGGAAGCAATGCTAAGATGAATCCACCTCTTCGCTTGGAATCTGACCGTCTAGCAGTGATTGAAGGCTTGAAGTCAGGCGTCATCTCCGTGATTGCGACTGACCACGCGCCTCACCATGCAGATGAGAAGAATGTTCCTGATATTACCAAAGCACCATCTGGCATGACTGGGCTTGAAACTTCGCTTTCTCTTGGTTTGACCTACTTGGTGCATGCTGGCCATTTAAGCCTGATGCAATTGCTTGAAAAGATGTCCTATAATCCAGCACGTCTCTATGATTTTGATGCTGGCTATATCGCAGTGGATGGACCGGCTGATTTAACCATCTTTGATCCAGAAGCAGATCGTCTGGTATCGGATCATTTCGCTTCAAAAGCTGGCAATTCACCATTTGTGGGTGAAACATTAAAAGGGAAAGTTGCTTATACAATCTGTGATGGACAAGTGATTTTTCAAGGATAAGCGATCGTATTCATATGAATCTTAAAAAAATGATGCAAGGCTTGGTTTTCTTTTTAACCAGCCTTCTTGTCTTTGTCTTTCTATTTCGTGCTTTGCTACCAACTGCGTCTCCTCGTATGACCAAGCCCAAAACGGCTGAGAAAGAAATCACCTATACATATGTAGCTCTAGGAGATTCACTGACCAAAGGTGTTGGAGATAGTACCAATCAAGGGGGCTTTGTGCCCATCCTTGCTCAAAGTCTGTCCAATGAAAATGACGGCCAGTACCAACCTGTCAACTATGGAGTAGCTGGGAATACAAGTGCTCAGATCTTAGATCGACTCAAGAAGCAAACAGATCTTCAGAAGGATCTCAAAAAGGCGCGTGTCATGACCTTAACGGTTGGGGGAAATGATCTGCGCAAAGTTGTTGTCGATCATCTGAGTGATTTTTCTCTATCAGATATCCAAAAACCGCTCAAGAATTATACAGCGAACCTCAAAGAAATTATTACAAAGGCCAGAAAGGACAATCCCCATCTTCCCATTTATGTAGTGGGGATCTACAATCCTCTTTACCTGAATTTTCCTGAATTAACTAGTATCCAGACGGCTGTAGATCGTTGGAATGAGACGACGGAAGAAACCATCGCGCAATTTGATCAGGTCTATTTCGTTCCGATCAATGATCTGCTTTATAAAGGAATTGATGGCAAAATGGGCGTATCAGAAGTCAGTGACGGGAAGACTACCGTTATCAATGATGCCCTGTATGAAGAGGATAGCTTTCACCCTAACAATACGGGCTATGAAAAGATGAAACAAGCAATATTGGAGAAAATCAATGCCACGAAGAAAACTTGGAGTCAAAAATAATCCCATCAACGAGAAGGTCCCCTTCCTTCAAAAAATTAATATTTGGAAATGGTTGTTTTTAGGATTGGTGAGCCTTCTCTTAGCCTTTGCTATAGTCGTGCAAGGACGCTTAGCGACGCCAAGAGAAGATGTTAGTCAGCTTCATCAAGCAGTTGGCACCAAAGATGTCAAAGTTGGAACCATGACAACGACTCGGGATCAACTCAATGATACTATCAAATCGCTACTGAAAAAATATAAGCTGTCCGACTACAAGGTCTATGCGGACAATCAGCAAATCCTATTAGAAGGGCAGTTGAGTCTCTTAGGAAAGGAGTATCCCTTATATATTTACTTCCAACCATCCAAATTGGAAAATGGGAACATCCTCTTGACGGTGAAGGATTTTTCAGTTGGAACCTTTCAAATTCCACAAAGGATGGTCTTGCAGCTCTTGAGTAAAAATAAAAATATCCCAAAATTTGTTCAGATCTCACCCAAGCAGTCTACCATCACCATTGTATTGCCAGAAATTGACAATGACTTTGGAATCTATGTCAAGGCCAATACCATTGACCTCTATAATGACAAGATCGTTTTCGATTTGTATCAGAAGAAGTAGGGCGAAAGAGGCTATTCAAATTGAATTCACAATCATCTTAAAAAATTTCCTTAGGTTCAATAATTCCGAGTGCTAGAAACAATAGTGTTTCTAGCACTTTTCTCATGACGGGAAGTTTCTAAGATGACTATATCCTCAATCTAACTAGAACTGAAAGCTTTATTTTGTTTCTATTCAAAAAATTCAGAATATTACAGAAAATTCTTGACATTGCTTTTTCCCTATGCTAAAATACTAAACAAGACATTGAACAAAGGAGAAAGTCAAACATGAAAACAGCTAAGTTTATTCAATTTGCTTTGTTGTTGAGGTATAAGGGCTAGTGCAGAAGCATTAGTCCTGTTTGGCTTACCAAGCGGGCAAAAACATCTCGCTTGGTTAACCGAGTGAGATGTTTTTCTTTATATCCACTACATAAAAATGAGGAGACCCTATGCGTAAAGTTGAATTTTTAGATACCAGCCTTCGGGACGGTGAACAGACTCCAGGAGTTAATTTCTCTATCAAAGAAAAAATTGCCATTGCTAAACAATTGGAAAAATGGGGTATTTCTGCTATTGAAGCAGGTTTTCCTGCAGCTAGTCCTGATTCCTTCACGGCTGTTCAAGAGATTGCCAAGGTCTTGACCAAGACAGCCGTGACAGGTTTGGCTCGCTCCGTTAAATCCGATATCGATGCTTGCTATGAAGCCTTGAAAGACGCCAAATATCCACAAGTTCACGTCTTTATCGCAACCAGTCCGATTCACCGGGAGTTTAAACTCAACAAGAGCAAGGAAGAAATTCTTGAAGCCATTAAAGAGCACGTTTCATATGCGCGTTCAAAGTTTGAGGTTGTGGAGTTCTCGCCAGAAGATGCGACACGGACCGAATTGGATTTCCTCTTGCAAGTCGTACAGACTGCAGTCGATGCAGGGGCCAGCTATATCAACATTCCTGATACAGTCGGTTTCACGACACCAGCGGAGTACGGTGCCATTTTCAAATACTTGATTGACCATGTCAAGACAGATCGCGAGATTATCTATTCCCCTCATTGCCATGATGACCTAGGTATGGCCGTGGCGAATAGCCTCGCTGCTGTTAAAAATGGTGCCCGTCGTGTTGAAGGAACCATCAATGGCATCGGGGAGCGGGCCGGCAATGCGGCGCTTGAAGAAGTAGCAGTTGCTCTCAATATTCGCGAAGACTATTTCCAAGTGGAGAGTCCGATTGTCCTTAATGAAACCATCAACACTTCTGAATTGGTTTCTCGTTACTCTGGTATTCCAATTCCTAAAAACAAGGCGGTTGTTGGTGGCAATGCCTTCTCACACGAGTCTGGGATTCACCAAGATGGGGTCCTTAAAAATCCTCTTACCTATGAAATCATCACACCTGAATTGGTGGGTGTCAAGAGCAATAGCCTCCCTCTTGGAAAATTGTCTGGTCGCCATGCCTTTGTCGAAAAACTGCATGAGTTGGGACTGGAATTTACAGAAGAAGACATCAAGCCATTGTTTGCGAAGTTCAAATCTCTGGCAGACAAGAAACACGAGATCACAGATGCCGATATCCGCGCCCTTGTTGCAGGTACAGCAGTTGAAAATCCAGAAGGATTCCAATTTAACGATCTCCGTTTGACAACCAACGCAGACGAAACGATTACAGCAGCGGTTAGCCTCAGCAATGAAGAAGGGGAAGTACTTGAATTCCTTGCCAATGGTCAAGGATCGGTTGAAGCGATCTTTAATGCGATTGATAAATTCTTCAACCAAACTGTTCGCTTGACATCATACAATATCGATGCAGTGACAGATGGGATCGATGCCCAAGCCCGTGTCTTGGTATCCGTGGAAAATGTCGATACAGATACGATTTTCAATGCCTCTGGTTTGGACTTTGACGTATTGAAAGCCTCTGCCATCGCTTATATCAATGCCAACACACTGGTTCAAAAAGAGAATGCGGGTGAGATGGGACGAGCTGTCTCCTACCGTGATCTTCCACAAGCCTAAGAGGAACTGAACATGACAAAGAAAATTGTAACACTTGCAGGAGATGGGATTGGCCCTGAGATCATGGCAGCTGGACTAGAGGTCCTCGCAGCCGTCGCTCCCAAAATTGGCTTTGATTATAGCCTAGAAGACAAACCTTTTGGGGGTGCAGGAATTGATGCCGCTGGCCACCCTCTTCCCCAAGATACTCTAAAAGCAGCTAAAGGAGCGGATGCTATTCTTCTCGCAGCCATCGGGAGTCCTGAGTATGACAATGCTCCTGTTCGTCCAGAACAAGGCTTGCTCGCTATTCGCAAGGAATTAAATCTCTTTGCCAATATTCGTCCTGTACGGATTTTTGACGCCTTGAAACACTTGTCTCCTTTGAAACCAGAGCGTATCGAGGGTGTCGACTTCGTGGTCGTGCGTGAATTGACAGGTGGGATTTACTTTGGAGAGCATATCTTGAAAGAAGATACAGCGCGCGATATCAATGATTACAGTGCGGAAGAAATTCGTCGGATTATGCACCAAGCCTTCAAGATCGCGCAAGGACGTGGCAAGAAAGTGACCAGTATCGATAAGCAAAATGTCCTAGCAACTTCTAAATTGTGGCGCCAAGTGGCAGAAGAAGTTGCCAAAGAATTTCCAGATGTGACCTTAGAGCACCAGCTTGTCGATAGTGCGGCCATGATCATGATTACCAATCCAGCCCGCTTTGATGTCGTAGTGACAGAGAATCTATTCGGAGATATCTTATCTGACGAATCGAGCGTCCTTCCTGGAACACTAGGCGTGATGCCGTCTGCCAGTCATTCTGACCAAGGACCAAGCATGTACGAACCGATTCATGGTTCAGCACCTGATATTGCTGGTCAAGGCGTTGCCAATCCGATTTCCATGATCCTGTCCGTCGCTATGATGCTCCGAGACAGTTTTGGAGAAACAGCAGGTGCAGAAATGATCGAAGAAGCGGTCAATCAAACCTTGAATCAGGGGATTTTAACCCGAGATCTAGGTGGTCAGGCTTCGACTGCAGAGATGACAGCAGCTATCATAAGGAATCTCTAAGATGACTTGGAGAGATCGCTGTTTAATGGTCATTGCTCTTTGGAATGGTATGGTCTTTCTGACCTATGGCTTAGATAAGCGAAAAGCCATTCAAAACAGATGGCGGATTCCTGAAAAGGTCCTCTTACTCGAGAGCTGGCTACTTGGTGGATTTGGAGCTCTTCTAGGTGGGCATCTCTTTCACCACAAGGTACGAAAATGGTATTTCCAAGTCACCTGGTGGATGAGTAGCCTTCTCTTAGCAGGTGTCCTCTTTCTAATCCTTCAATGGATTCCCTAGCAACAAGATAAATGGAGAAAGACGATGATTGGAAAATCTATCTTTGATAAACTTTGGGACCGCCACGTGATTACTGGAGTGGAAGGGCAACCCCAACTCATGTATGTAGACCAACACTATATCCACGAAGTGACGAGTCCCCAAGCCTTTCAAGGATTAAGGGATGCAGGACGCAAGGTTCGACGACCTGATTTAACCTTTGGAACCTTTGATCACAATGTTCCAACGGTCAATATTTTTGATATCCGAGATGTCATTTCAAAGGCCCAGATTGATAAATTAGCTGAGAATGTGGTGGACTTTGGGATTGATCATGCTGCCCATGGTTCTGCTAAGCAAGGAATCGTTCATATGGTGGGCCCTGAAACCGGTCGGACCCAGCCTGGGAAATTTATTGTCTGTGGAGACAGCCATACCGCAACCCACGGAGCCTTTGGTGCCATTGCCTTTGGGATTGGAACCAGTGAAGTGGAGCATGTCTTTGCTACCCAAACCATCTGGCAAGTCAAACCCAAGAAAATGTTGGTTGAATTCACCGGAACCCCACAAAAAGGGATCTATTCAAAGGATTACATCCTAGCTTTGATAGCGCGCTACGGTGTTGCTTGTGGAGTTGGCTATGTCGTAGAGTATCGGGGAGAAGCAATTGATCGTTTGACTATGGAAGAACGCATGACCATCTGTAACATGTCGATCGAGTTCGGATCCAAAATGGGGATCATGAATCCAGATGAGACGACCTTTGACTACCTCCGAGGACGCGAATGTGTGCCAGATGATTTTGAGGCCGCAGTAGCAGATTGGAAGACTCTGGTTAGTGATGACGATGCCGTTTATGACAAGGTCATCCGTATGGATGTATCTGATCTTGCTCCGATGGTGACTTGGGGGACCAATCCTTCTATGGGAGTGGACTTCGAGACTCCTTTTCCAGAGATTCGCGACATGAATGATGAACGGGCTTATCATTATATGGATCTTGAACCTGGCCAAAAACCAGCAGACATTGAATTAGGCTATATCTTTATCGGTTCCTGTACCAATGCGCGTCTCAGCGATTTGGAGTTGGCAGCCAAGTTTGTGAAAGGCAAAAAAATTGCGCCAAACTTAACTGCTATTGTGGTACCTGGCTCTCGTCCGGTTAAGCAAGCCGCCGAAAAATTAGGCTTAGACAAGATCTTCATGGATGCGGGCTTTGAATGGCGTGATCCAGGATGCTCGATGTGTCTAGGAATGAACCCAGACAAGGTTCCAGATGGGGTCCACTGTGCCTCTACTAGCAACCGGAACTTCGAAGACCGCCAAGGATTTGGGGCTAAGACCCATCTCTGTAGCCCAGCAATGGCCGCTGCAGCAGCAATAGCTGGTCGCTTTGTCGACGTGCGCCAAATGCCAGAAGTCAAGTAAAAGGAGGAAGCATGGAGAAATTTACCATTTATACAGGAACAACAGTTCCTTTGATGAACGATAATATCGATACCGACCAGATCCTCCCCAAGCAATTCTTAAAGCTGATTGATAAAAAAGGTTTTGGGAAATACCTCATGTATGCTTGGCGCTATTTGGATGACCAATATACTGAGGATCCAGAATTTATCTTTAACAAGCCAGAATACCGCAAGGCAACCATTTTGATCACTGGTGACAATTTTGGGGCTGGTTCCTCTCGGGAGCACGCAGCCTGGGCTTTAGCTGACTATGGTTTTAAAGTCGTTATCGCCGGCTCTTTCGGAGATATCCATTACAATAATGAGCTCAATAATGGCATGCTACCGATTGTCCAACCACTAGAGGTTCGTCAAAAATTGGCAAGTTTGAAGCCGACAGATCCAGTGACAGTAGATTTGGAAGAACAGAAGATCCTCTCGCCTGTTGGAGAGTTTCGCTTTGAGATCGATCAAGATTGGAAACACAAGTTGCTCAACGGCTTGGATGATATCGGGATTACGCTTCAGTACGAAGACTTGATTGCAGCTTATGAGAAGAACCGGCCAGCTTACTGGCAATGATAAAATTGTATACTTAATTACGAATTTTCTGAAAATATATTGAATTTGAGACTATTTTTTGATACAATACTAAAAAGAATAGAAAAGGAAAGAGACTTATGACAAAACACATTCAATGGGACGGACAACTTTCACAAGAAGGATTTGATATTCTTAAAGGAGAGGGTGGCTGTATCGTCTGCCCTACCAAAGTTGGCTACATCATCATGACCAGTGACAAGGCTGGCTTGGAACGTAAATTCGAAGCCAAAGAACGTAACCGCAACAAACCAGGTGTGGTTCTTTGCGGAAGCATGGATGAACTTCGTGCCCTTGCACAATTGAATCCTGAAATCGAAGCCTTCTACCAAAAACATTGGGATGAAGATATCTTGCTTGGTTGTATCCTTCCTTGGCGTGAAGATGCTTATGCAAAATTGCAGGCTTTCGGAGATGGACGTGAAGAACTCATGACAGACGTTCGTGGAACTTCATGCTTTGTCATCAAATTTGGTAAAGCTGGTGAGCAAATCGCCAAAGAAATGTGGGAAAAAGAAGGCAAGATGGTTTACGCTTCTTCAGCCAACCCTTCCGGTAAAGGAAACCGCGGGAAGGTCGAAGGAATCGGTGAGCGTATCGAAGGTGCCGTGGACTTGGTTATCGAAGCCGATGATTATGTAGCTTCTATCCAACCAGACAAGACCATTGAAACGCGCTATGAACAAGGTGTAATGGTCTCTATGGTTGATGCCGAAGGAAAATTGATTCCAGAACAAGGAGCAGGTAGCCGTTCCGTCAATACTTGTCCAGTCGTCATCCGTAAAGGATTGGATATCGATAAGATCATGATGCACTTATCTGATCATTTCAACTCTTGGAACTACCGCCAAGGGGAATACTATTAAGAAACAGAATAAAGCATTCCATTTGGAATGCTTTTTTTGTGAAAGGATAAAAGATGGTATAATAGATTCAAACGATGTTCCAATAGAAGAGGAGTTGGTATGGTCTCCAGAAAAGCATTTATCGATAAAGCCAATCAGGAAGGTTTTTCCTTCAACATCCAAATCCCATGGTGGCGGTACAATAACTTCAAGTCATTGGTCTGGAGAAAAAAGCTCTCTGAGGAGCAACTCTATCAGATTTTTCTTTTACTTTGTAGAGAGGTAGAAGACCGGCAAATGCAGGCAGTAGCCGATAAGAGAAAGTATCAGACCGGATTTTATATAGTCGCATGCAATGGTCGCGAATTTCGCTTTGAGTTTGCTTTTAAAAAGAATCAAGAACTAAGAGTTTATAATCTCTTTGAGACCGTCAATGGTCGCAAGAAACTCACCCTGATGGACCTGCTTGATTACATAATGGATTGACTGTGTATAGAAACAATAAGGGGTCACTATAGATTGACAACAGAAAGAGTGGTTCTATGATTTCAAGAGATGCATTTTTAGAAAGAATCAATCAGGAGGGATTCTCATTTAGCATTGAAATTCCTCGCAGAAGTTTTTCGGATTTTACATCATTAGTTCGGAGAAGAAGAATTTCAGAAGAAGACCTCTATCAGCTGTTTTATAACTATTGTCAAGAACTAGAAAACTGTTTGAAAGAAGCGGGAGATAAGCGACGCTTGCTCTTCAATAAGTTTCCAGTTAGCCCCGTTCATGATAAATATAAAACGAAATTTGATACAGTGGCACCCAACGGTCGTGAGTTTCGCTTTGAGTTTGTATTTAGCAATGACAATCGTTTAAAAGTTTATCATCTTATCGAAACGGTTAATGGTCGTAGGAAAAAAACACCTATGGAAATACTGACGGACCTAGTCGATGCTTTATAGTGGATACTGATCTAAGAGAAATCTTATGAGATACCTATTTCTTCTTGATTCCATTGAGCCTAGTGACTATAATGAGTGAGTTTAATAAAGCTACAGGTAGACTCTTGTTCCTCTGCTTGTTTACTCTTACTTTTTCATGTTGCTACTATTTGTAATCATCACAGCTCCAGTAGTTTTATTAAACCGACCTTTCCTATTTGATCGCCTAATAGCTAGTAGTTATTGAAGTACGGTTGGGAAATAGACAAAAGACAAAAAGGACTCTATTTTTACGTTAGAGACCTTTTTGACAAGTAGGGGTTGAACTGTAAAGCTGGAGAATGGTAATAATAGTTTTCTAACTGCTTGAAATTTGGTACACTAGAGCTATGAAGATGGAAGATACAATAAAAAAAGGGATCATTATAGGAGCTACAGGAGGGATTGGTCGTCAATTAGCGAAAGAATTGGCACAACGTTTGGAGCATCTGATTTTAGTGAGTCGAGATGCTGACAAACTCTTCCAAGTCCAAAAGGAACTAACTAGGAGTAAGGCGCAGCTTTCAATCCTAACATTAGATATGCTAGATCAAGTGGCTCTAGAAGCTTTTGTAGAGAGTCTAGATGCTGATCTTCTCGTCAATTGTGCGGGACTAGCCTATTTTTCCCTAGGATGTGACCTTGATTCAGCCAGTGAGCAAGACCTCTGGCAGGTCAACTACCATAGTCCAGTCCAGCTAATCAAGCAGGTGGTGCAAAAGAATCAGAAGATCAAGCTGGTCCAGCTGTCTTCGTTGGCAGCTCTTTTTCCTCATCCCTATCTAGCAGCCTACAGTGCTAGCAAGGTTGCCTTGCAGACCTACACTCTTGCTCTCCAGGA encodes the following:
- a CDS encoding glycosyltransferase family 39 protein; the encoded protein is MLSKSKRILFGMLHVVMLLVMVHWFLISVIYLREISWLAILGAGLLFLLAWLKRDGLKSAFAWLTRHKKGFLLGALVFQVIVMVCAELFIRRDAAVVFKGAFDLLKQSSITNYLSRNPNNIPLFLYEKFFYVLFGSSGLWVMQALNILYVNLGAVLLYKLSQKHFNQKTADLVYLFYVSLICYSPYFYSMYTDIPPLPLIALQLWWALDLLKEDQAVSWKKIVGLGILSGVTMLIRPTTIIVMIAFWTVLFFRGNWKAFGKIATVTVLTTGFVFAGLNTAVNHQRVVPILKQEGLAKGPLLFINLGLTDMGHNQEDMKEGLLAYIDEDKRSDYNNGLFKKENVIKEIKRRLKEYGPFGLIGHIYYKQSLTVAEGTLGWLYRDVEYEKTPFINPLYAPLTKNNGLAKWVRTYFLSIDRPQYKYYEFVKQLIWIVLSAGLVGAYLKRRDTDDFNFLSLAVFGGLLFLTIFEGGKTRYLIQFLPQILLVASIGLAGFTKKENT
- a CDS encoding uracil-DNA glycosylase produces the protein MQHSPWHEAIKSHLPEGYFHQINHFMNEVYSKGVVYPPRDKVFKALQTTEMDQVKVLILGQDPYHGPDQAQGLSFSVPDHVPAPPSLQNILKELRSDIGEKRSHDLTSWAEQGVLLLNACLTVPAGQANGHAGQIWEPFTDAVIKVVNELEEPVVFILWGSYARKKRPLITHDRHLVLESAHPSPLSAYRGFFGSQPFSKTNQFLKEAGREPIDWLR
- a CDS encoding NUDIX hydrolase, with protein sequence MPQLATICYIDNGKEFLMLHRNKKPNDVHEGKWIGVGGKLERGETPQECAAREIFEETGLRAKPVLKGIITFPEFTPDLDWYTYVFKVTDFEGELIECNEGTLEWVPYDQVLSKPTWEGDHTFVEWLLEDKPFFSAMFRYDGDRLLESHVDFYE
- a CDS encoding dihydroorotase, with protein sequence MVVIKNGRVMDPKTGLDQVCDLRIEGKKIVEIAKNLPTDGQEVLDATGLVVAPGLIDVHVHFREPGQTHKEDIHTGALAAAAGGFTRVVMMANTNPTISDIATLEEVLASAAKENLHIHTVATVTKNFDGQHLTDFEGLLKAGAVGFSDDGIPLQSTKVVRQALEEAKRLGTFISLHEEDPELNGILGLNENIAKEHFHVCGATGVAEYSMAARDAMIAHATGAHLHIQHLSKEESVKVVEFAQGLGAHVTAEVAPQHFSKTESLLLTKGSNAKMNPPLRLESDRLAVIEGLKSGVISVIATDHAPHHADEKNVPDITKAPSGMTGLETSLSLGLTYLVHAGHLSLMQLLEKMSYNPARLYDFDAGYIAVDGPADLTIFDPEADRLVSDHFASKAGNSPFVGETLKGKVAYTICDGQVIFQG
- a CDS encoding SGNH/GDSL hydrolase family protein; amino-acid sequence: MNLKKMMQGLVFFLTSLLVFVFLFRALLPTASPRMTKPKTAEKEITYTYVALGDSLTKGVGDSTNQGGFVPILAQSLSNENDGQYQPVNYGVAGNTSAQILDRLKKQTDLQKDLKKARVMTLTVGGNDLRKVVVDHLSDFSLSDIQKPLKNYTANLKEIITKARKDNPHLPIYVVGIYNPLYLNFPELTSIQTAVDRWNETTEETIAQFDQVYFVPINDLLYKGIDGKMGVSEVSDGKTTVINDALYEEDSFHPNNTGYEKMKQAILEKINATKKTWSQK
- a CDS encoding YpmS family protein, whose translation is MPRRKLGVKNNPINEKVPFLQKINIWKWLFLGLVSLLLAFAIVVQGRLATPREDVSQLHQAVGTKDVKVGTMTTTRDQLNDTIKSLLKKYKLSDYKVYADNQQILLEGQLSLLGKEYPLYIYFQPSKLENGNILLTVKDFSVGTFQIPQRMVLQLLSKNKNIPKFVQISPKQSTITIVLPEIDNDFGIYVKANTIDLYNDKIVFDLYQKK
- a CDS encoding 2-isopropylmalate synthase produces the protein MRKVEFLDTSLRDGEQTPGVNFSIKEKIAIAKQLEKWGISAIEAGFPAASPDSFTAVQEIAKVLTKTAVTGLARSVKSDIDACYEALKDAKYPQVHVFIATSPIHREFKLNKSKEEILEAIKEHVSYARSKFEVVEFSPEDATRTELDFLLQVVQTAVDAGASYINIPDTVGFTTPAEYGAIFKYLIDHVKTDREIIYSPHCHDDLGMAVANSLAAVKNGARRVEGTINGIGERAGNAALEEVAVALNIREDYFQVESPIVLNETINTSELVSRYSGIPIPKNKAVVGGNAFSHESGIHQDGVLKNPLTYEIITPELVGVKSNSLPLGKLSGRHAFVEKLHELGLEFTEEDIKPLFAKFKSLADKKHEITDADIRALVAGTAVENPEGFQFNDLRLTTNADETITAAVSLSNEEGEVLEFLANGQGSVEAIFNAIDKFFNQTVRLTSYNIDAVTDGIDAQARVLVSVENVDTDTIFNASGLDFDVLKASAIAYINANTLVQKENAGEMGRAVSYRDLPQA